The genomic interval AAAGGAATTGCACAAACAATTCCAAAACAAGAAATTTTAATAAATACTTTAATGTTACAAGAAGCCAAAGATAGTTCTGAGGTTGAAAACATAGTTACGACTCATGATGATCTATATAAAAGTTCATTGGGGTTAGAAAAATATATTTCTCCTGCAGCTAAAGAAGTTCAAAATTACGTTGCTGCAATTAAGCGTGGGTTTGCCATTGTTTCTGAGAAAAAAATATTAACAACGAATAACATTATTGAGATTCAAGAAATTCTAGAGAAAAATAAGGCTGGGCTTCGTAAAATCCCTGGAACTAATTTAAAAAATCAACAAACAGGTGAAGTGATTTACGAGCCTCCACAAAGTGCAAAAGAAATTAAGGAATTAATGGAGAATCTTGAGTTATTTATTAATGACAATTCACTTATTGATTATGATCCTATAGTAAAAATGGCAATAATTCATTTTCAGTTTGAAAGTATTCATCCGTTTTATGATGGTAATGGAAGAACAGGGAGAATTCTTAATATTTTATATTTAGTCTTAAATGATTTATTGGAAATTCCTATTTTGTATTTGAGTAGATTTATAATAAGTGATAAAATGGCTTATTACCAAAACTTACAAAACGTTCGGGACAATGAAAGTTGGGAGACTTGGCTTTTATATATGATTTCTGCTGTAGAAGAAACTGCATATGATACTATTCGTTTGGTAAATGATATTAAGAAAGAAATGATGAAAATGAAAAATATATTACGAAATAATTATAAATTTTATAGTCAGGAATTACTCAATCACTTATTTAAACAACCATACACTAAAATTGAATTTTTAAAAAAGGATTTAGGCGTAAGTCGTGTAACCGCTTCGGGGTATTTAAATCGCTTAGCAGAAGATAAGGTTATTTTTAAATTTAAATTAGGGAAAACTAATTATTATATAAACATGGCTTTAATGAATGCATTAAGTCCTGAAAATAAAAACTAAACTCAAAATTTTCATAACCTATTTAAACCCATTCTAAATATTTAATAAAACAAAACATATAGCTTGTTAGAGAAACGCAATCGTTGTAAATTTGTAGTAATTATTTAATCAACAAACAAAATAATGGGATTCTTTAAATCTTCAATCGGAAGAAAATATGCAATGGCACTTTCTGCATTCTTCCTCATGTTTTTCTTATTACAACATTTTGCAATAAACATCACATCAATTTTTCCAGATAATGGAGCAACTTTTAACGAACTATCTCATTTTATGGGTAGAAATCCGTTAATTCAGTATGTAATGCAGCCTGTTTTAATTTTCGGTGTTATCTTTCATTTTGTTATGGGATTTGTACTAGAATTTAAAAATTGGAGTGCACGTAAAGTCAGTTATGCAAAAAACAATGGTGCTGCAAATTCTACTTGGATGAGTAGAAATATGATTTATAGCGGCGCTGCAATTTTAGCATTCATAGTTTTACATTTCATCGATTTTTGGTTTCCAGAAATCAACACAAAATTTATTCAAGGAGATTGGTCTGGTATGCATAATGGCGAACTTAGATACTTTCATGAATTACAACACAAATTTGTAAATCCGTTAAGAGTGGGTGCTTATATTATTGCATTTGTGTTTTTAGCACTACACTTATTACACGGTTTTACTTCTGCTTTCCAATCAGTAGGAGCAAATAATAAATACACTAAAGGATTGAAAACGTTTTGTAACATTTACTCAATTGGTATTCCGTTAGGATTTATCATTATTGCGTTATTTCATCACTTCAATCATTAATACGAAAAAGTATGGCTTTAGATTCTAAAACTCCAAAAGGTCCATTAAAAGATAAATGGACGGATTATAAAAATCACATCAATTTAGTAAATCCTGCTAACAAACGTAATATTGATATTATTGTTGTTGGTACAGGTTTAGCGGGTGGTTCTGCTTCTGCTACTTTAGCAGAATTAGGGTATAATGTAAAAGCATTTGCTTATCAAGATTCTCCACGTAGAGCGCATTCAATTGCGGCGCAAGGAGGAATTAACGCAGCAAAAAATTACCAAGGTGATGGAGATTCTGCTTACCGATTATTTTACGATACGGTAAAAGGTGGAGATTATCGCTCACGCGAATCCAACGTATATAGATTAGCAGAAGTTTCTGCAAATATTATCGATCAATGTGTGGCGCAAGGAGTTCCTTTTGCTCGTGATTATGGTGGATTGTTAGACAATCGTTCGTTTGGTGGTGTATTAGTTTCAAGAACTTTTTATGCCAAGGGACAAACAGGTCAGCAATTATTATTAGGAGCGTATTCTGCAATGAATCGTCAAATTGCTCGTGGTAAGATTGAAATGTTCAATCGCCATGAAATGTTAGATGTTGTTTTGGTTGATGGAAAAGCACGTGGAATTATTGCTAGAAATTTAGTTACAGGAGAGATTGAGCGTCATTCAGCACATGCTGTAGTTATTGCTTCTGGAGGATACGGAAATGTATATTTCTTATCAACTAACGCAATGGGTTCTAACGCAACAGCAGCTTGGAAAATTCATAAAAAAGGAGCGTATTTTGCAAATCCTTGTTATACGCAAATTCACCCAACATGTATTCCACGTTCAGGAGATTATCAATCTAAATTAACGTTGATGTCAGAATCTCTTAGAAATGATGGACGAATTTGGGTTCCTAAAAATTTAGAAGATGTAAAAGCGATTAGAGAAGGACGTAAAAAACCGACTGATTTATCGCCAGATGAAAGAGATTATTATTTAGAAAGACGTTATCCTGCGTTTGGTAATTTAGTACCTCGTGATGTGGCTTCTAGAGCAGCGAAAGAACGTTGTGATGCTGGTTACGGTGTAAATGCAACTGGTGAAGCAGTGTATTTAGATTTTGCTTCGGCAATTGAACGTTACGGAAAAGAGCAGGCGAAGATTCAGAATATTTCTAATGCTTCTGCAGATAAAATATACGAATTAGGTCAAGCAATTGTTGAGGCTAAATATGGAAACTTATTCCAGATGTATCACAAGATTGTAGATCAAGACCCATACAAAACTCCAATGATGATTTATCCAGCGGTTCACTACACAATGGGTGGTGTTTGGGTTGATTATAATTTGATGACTACCGTTGATGGATTATACTGTTTAGGAGAAGCAAATTTCTCTGATCACGGAGCAAACAGATTAGGAGCATCAGCTTTAATGCAAGGTTTGTCTGACGGATATTTTGTGTTACCTTATACAATCGGAGATTATTTATCTGATGATATTAGAACAGGAAAAATTCCAACGGATACTAAAGAGTTTGAAGATGCTGAAAATGATGTTAAAGAACGTTTAGATTTCTTCATCAACAATAAAGGAGAACATTCTGTAGATTATTACCACAAAAAATTAGGAAAAATTATGTGGGAAAAATGTGGAATGTCTCGTAACGAAAAAGGTTTAAAAGAAGCGATGTCTGAAATTAAAGCTTTACGTGAAGATTTCTGGAAAAACGTAACAGTACCTGGAAGTCAGTCAGAAATGAATCCTGAGTTGGAAAAAGCAGGTAGAGTAGCAGATTTCTTAGAATTAGGTGAACTTTTTGCTAAAGATGCGTTGGATAGAAACGAATCTTGTGGAGGTCATTTTAGAGAAGAATCTGTAGAATTAGACGGTGAACAAGAAGGAGAAGCAAAGCGTAATGATAAAGACTATGCGTATGTTTCTGCTTGGGAATACAAAGGAGAACCTGCTGATGCAGTTTTACATAAAGAAGAATTAGAATTTAACGATATTGAACTTAAGCAGAGATCTTATAAGTAAACTAGAAATTTAGCCAAAAGGCAAAAGATGGGCAGTATTTCTACATATAAAGATTTATTAATTTGGCAAAAAGGAATTCAAATTGTTAAAGAAGTATATCTAATTTGTAAAGAAATTCCGAAAGATGAGTTGTATGGTTTACAAAGTCAAATTAAACGATCATCAGTTTCAATACCTTCTAATATAGCAGAAGGTTGGGGTAGAAATTACACCAAAAGTTATATTAAGTTTTTAAAGTATTCGAGAGGATCTTTATTAGAGTTAGAAACTCAAATTATTATTGCAAAAGAACTAGAATTTATTTCAATCGAAAGTTTTAATAAAATTCAAAATTTAATCACAGAAGAAAGTAAAATGTTAAATGCCTTTATAAAATCAGTAGACAAATAACTATTTGCCTTATGACTATTGGCTAATAAACTAAATAAAATGAATTTAACCTTAAAGATTTGGCGTCAAAAAAACGCAAGTGATAAAGGAAAAATGGTTGACTATAAGGTAACCGATATTTCTGAACATATGTCTTTCTTAGAGATGATGGATGTATTGAACGAGCAATTAATTAATGCAGGTGATGAACCTGTTGCTTTCGATCATGATTGTAGAGAAGGTATTTGCGGAATGTGTTCGATGTACATTAACGGGGAAGCTCACGGTCCAGATAGAGGTGTAACAACCTGTCAATTACATATGCGTATGTTTAAAGATGGTGATACAATTACCATTGAGCCATTTAGAGCAGCAGCATTTCCAGTAATAAAAGATTTAGTGGTTGATAGAAGTTCTTTTGAAAGAATTCAGCAAGCTGGTGGATATATTTCTGTAAATACTTCAGGAAATACACAAGATGCGAATGCAATTCCGATTCCGAAAGAAGATGCAGATAAAGCTATGGATGCTGCAACCTGTATTGGATGTGGAGCTTGTGTTGCTACTTGTAAAAACTCTTCTGCAATGTTATTTGTAGGTGCAAAAGTATCTCAATATGCTTTATTGCCACAAGGACAAGTAGAAGCTACAGATAGAGTTTTAAACATGGTTGCACAGATGGATGCAGAAGGTTTTGGAAACTGTACAAATACAGGTGCTTGTGAAGTGGAATGCCCGAAAGGAATTTCTTTAGAAAACATAGCGCGTATGAATACTGAGTTCTTAAAAGCGAGTTTAAAAGGATAAAAAACATGTCACTTCGAGCGGAGTCGAGACGTCTTTAAAAATAAACATATAAAACGTTCAAACTTTGTTTGAGCGTTTTTTTCAATATTAATGTTAGATAATTCATTTTCTTATTCTAAATTGATATTTTTATAGTAGCTAAATATTTTTATAAATTATTAATTATGCGCTTATTATTAAATTTATTTGCTTCAGTTTTATTTTCTTTTAACATGTTGTATGGCATGCAATCAAATGTAATAAAAGGGATTGTTCAAGATGCTAAAACTGGTGTTTACTTAGAAGGGGTTACTATTGTTATAGAAGAATCTGATTTAGGAACATTTACCAATGAAAATGGTGAATTTTTAATTTCAAATTTAAATGCAAAAACAGTAGTATTAACTTGTACTTATTTAGGTTATAAAAAGTTTAAAAAGAAGATAGATTTAAGAAAAATTACAACATTTACTTTAAATATAAAATTAGAACCAATTAAAGAAGTTGTTTTAGATGAGATTGTTATAGTAGGATATCAACTTCAAAATAATAATATTATAAAAAAGAAAGCTGAAGCAATTCAAATAGCAGACTTTTTAATTCAAGATGATATTTCAAGGTATCCAGATTTTGCAATAGCAGATGTTGCTAGTAGAATTGTAGGTGTTACTGCTAATTTTGAAGAAGATGAAGCAACAAGAATAGGAATTAGAGGGTTATCTCCAATTTTTACATTTTCATCTTTAGATGGTATGATAATTCCAAGTGCAGAAAACCAAACTCGAATTGCAAA from Lutibacter sp. Hel_I_33_5 carries:
- a CDS encoding Fic family protein; amino-acid sequence: MIWKPSNLPYDKDLETRVVLKKLAGAHRALAELKGIAQTIPKQEILINTLMLQEAKDSSEVENIVTTHDDLYKSSLGLEKYISPAAKEVQNYVAAIKRGFAIVSEKKILTTNNIIEIQEILEKNKAGLRKIPGTNLKNQQTGEVIYEPPQSAKEIKELMENLELFINDNSLIDYDPIVKMAIIHFQFESIHPFYDGNGRTGRILNILYLVLNDLLEIPILYLSRFIISDKMAYYQNLQNVRDNESWETWLLYMISAVEETAYDTIRLVNDIKKEMMKMKNILRNNYKFYSQELLNHLFKQPYTKIEFLKKDLGVSRVTASGYLNRLAEDKVIFKFKLGKTNYYINMALMNALSPENKN
- a CDS encoding succinate dehydrogenase cytochrome b subunit; amino-acid sequence: MMGFFKSSIGRKYAMALSAFFLMFFLLQHFAINITSIFPDNGATFNELSHFMGRNPLIQYVMQPVLIFGVIFHFVMGFVLEFKNWSARKVSYAKNNGAANSTWMSRNMIYSGAAILAFIVLHFIDFWFPEINTKFIQGDWSGMHNGELRYFHELQHKFVNPLRVGAYIIAFVFLALHLLHGFTSAFQSVGANNKYTKGLKTFCNIYSIGIPLGFIIIALFHHFNH
- a CDS encoding fumarate reductase/succinate dehydrogenase flavoprotein subunit is translated as MALDSKTPKGPLKDKWTDYKNHINLVNPANKRNIDIIVVGTGLAGGSASATLAELGYNVKAFAYQDSPRRAHSIAAQGGINAAKNYQGDGDSAYRLFYDTVKGGDYRSRESNVYRLAEVSANIIDQCVAQGVPFARDYGGLLDNRSFGGVLVSRTFYAKGQTGQQLLLGAYSAMNRQIARGKIEMFNRHEMLDVVLVDGKARGIIARNLVTGEIERHSAHAVVIASGGYGNVYFLSTNAMGSNATAAWKIHKKGAYFANPCYTQIHPTCIPRSGDYQSKLTLMSESLRNDGRIWVPKNLEDVKAIREGRKKPTDLSPDERDYYLERRYPAFGNLVPRDVASRAAKERCDAGYGVNATGEAVYLDFASAIERYGKEQAKIQNISNASADKIYELGQAIVEAKYGNLFQMYHKIVDQDPYKTPMMIYPAVHYTMGGVWVDYNLMTTVDGLYCLGEANFSDHGANRLGASALMQGLSDGYFVLPYTIGDYLSDDIRTGKIPTDTKEFEDAENDVKERLDFFINNKGEHSVDYYHKKLGKIMWEKCGMSRNEKGLKEAMSEIKALREDFWKNVTVPGSQSEMNPELEKAGRVADFLELGELFAKDALDRNESCGGHFREESVELDGEQEGEAKRNDKDYAYVSAWEYKGEPADAVLHKEELEFNDIELKQRSYK
- a CDS encoding four helix bundle protein, whose translation is MGSISTYKDLLIWQKGIQIVKEVYLICKEIPKDELYGLQSQIKRSSVSIPSNIAEGWGRNYTKSYIKFLKYSRGSLLELETQIIIAKELEFISIESFNKIQNLITEESKMLNAFIKSVDK
- a CDS encoding succinate dehydrogenase/fumarate reductase iron-sulfur subunit, translating into MNLTLKIWRQKNASDKGKMVDYKVTDISEHMSFLEMMDVLNEQLINAGDEPVAFDHDCREGICGMCSMYINGEAHGPDRGVTTCQLHMRMFKDGDTITIEPFRAAAFPVIKDLVVDRSSFERIQQAGGYISVNTSGNTQDANAIPIPKEDADKAMDAATCIGCGACVATCKNSSAMLFVGAKVSQYALLPQGQVEATDRVLNMVAQMDAEGFGNCTNTGACEVECPKGISLENIARMNTEFLKASLKG